The following proteins are co-located in the bacterium genome:
- a CDS encoding PAC2 family protein — translation MIKIKSRPKLKKPILIAAWPGMGGVAFKAVSYLMQKLPVKEFAEIPSTTYSPPTSISAKDNIIQAPYFPKNKFYYYKDAALKNDIILFLGETQPSSSKQYELAREIVAFAKKLKVGLIYTLAGMLIYEENIAGLKVWGVATNSKLIDKLKTYEVKPMKAAYISGLNGLLLGVAKESGILGACLLAELPFYALQIEYTPSCLAALDVLSKMFNLKIDMKQMQASSAEAKRQIKKLIDHIRENLLVEEGDEAQGEMEGDEEEDASKKLEKELGISSEISPQVKYRIEKLFDVCKKDTKKALELKALLDKWELFKHYEDRFLDLFKKENQ, via the coding sequence ATGATAAAAATAAAATCAAGACCGAAATTGAAAAAACCCATATTAATCGCCGCTTGGCCCGGAATGGGCGGTGTTGCTTTCAAAGCAGTTTCATATCTTATGCAGAAATTACCCGTAAAAGAATTCGCTGAAATTCCTTCAACTACTTATTCGCCGCCAACATCAATAAGCGCAAAAGACAATATAATCCAAGCGCCATATTTTCCTAAAAACAAGTTTTATTATTACAAAGATGCGGCATTAAAAAACGACATAATTCTGTTTCTCGGCGAAACCCAACCCTCATCATCAAAACAATACGAACTTGCTCGGGAAATAGTAGCATTTGCGAAAAAACTTAAAGTAGGATTGATATACACTCTTGCGGGAATGCTTATATACGAAGAAAACATAGCCGGATTAAAAGTATGGGGCGTTGCCACAAATTCTAAACTTATCGACAAACTAAAAACATATGAAGTAAAACCGATGAAAGCGGCATACATAAGCGGACTAAACGGTCTGCTTCTGGGAGTGGCAAAGGAATCGGGAATTTTGGGCGCGTGTCTTCTTGCGGAACTACCTTTTTATGCTTTGCAAATAGAATATACTCCGTCCTGTCTTGCCGCACTTGATGTTTTATCTAAAATGTTTAATCTAAAAATCGATATGAAACAGATGCAAGCTTCATCCGCCGAGGCAAAAAGACAGATAAAAAAACTTATAGACCATATAAGAGAAAATCTACTTGTTGAAGAAGGAGATGAGGCGCAAGGCGAAATGGAAGGGGATGAAGAAGAGGACGCTTCTAAAAAACTTGAAAAAGAATTGGGCATAAGTTCCGAAATCTCACCCCAGGTAAAATATAGAATAGAAAAACTATTTGATGTCTGCAAAAAAGACACTAAAAAAGCATTGGAACTAAAAGCGCTTCTTGATAAATGGGAGCTTTTCAAACACTACGAAGATAGATTCCTTGACCTATTCAAAAAGGAAAACCAATAA
- a CDS encoding NAD-dependent malic enzyme, which yields MKKNVYTESLKLHKKLKGKLEIISKVPLKTKKDLSLLYTPGVAKPSEDIAKDKDKSYLYTGRGNLVAVVSDGSAVLGLGNIGAEGAMPVMEGKCLLFKELAGVDAFPICLDTQDADEICECIKHLEPSFGGINLEDISSPRCFLIEEKLKKILSIPVFHDDQHGTAVVVLAALINALKLTKRNLSQVKAIINGTGAAGVAIAKLLLNTGVKDILMCDRSGIIYKGRKNNMNFIKEEIAKITNKNNLKGNLKNAFVSSNLFIGVSASNCVTRQMVKTMEKDPIIFAMSNPIPEIMPDEAKKAGARIIGTGRSDFPNQINNVLGFPGIFKGAFSVRASVINEEMKLAASYAIASLVPANKLSEDYFIPSPLDKKVSAKVAKEVAKAAIKTKVNKIDFSD from the coding sequence ATGAAAAAAAATGTATATACAGAATCGTTAAAACTGCACAAAAAATTAAAAGGCAAGCTGGAAATAATTTCTAAAGTGCCTCTTAAAACAAAAAAAGATTTATCTTTATTATATACACCCGGAGTTGCTAAACCTTCAGAAGACATTGCGAAAGATAAAGATAAATCCTATCTTTATACAGGCAGAGGTAATCTTGTAGCTGTTGTATCCGACGGCTCGGCGGTTCTTGGACTTGGCAATATCGGAGCCGAGGGTGCTATGCCGGTTATGGAGGGTAAATGTCTGCTTTTCAAAGAACTTGCGGGAGTAGATGCGTTCCCTATATGTTTGGATACGCAGGATGCTGATGAAATATGCGAATGCATAAAACATCTTGAGCCGAGTTTTGGAGGTATAAATCTTGAAGACATTTCTTCCCCGCGTTGTTTCTTAATAGAAGAAAAATTAAAAAAGATACTTAGCATTCCTGTATTCCACGATGATCAGCATGGCACAGCAGTTGTGGTGTTAGCCGCGTTAATTAACGCTTTAAAACTTACAAAAAGGAACCTTTCTCAGGTAAAAGCTATTATTAACGGTACAGGTGCCGCAGGTGTGGCAATAGCTAAACTTCTTTTGAACACAGGAGTTAAAGATATTCTAATGTGCGATAGAAGCGGAATTATTTATAAGGGGCGAAAAAACAATATGAATTTTATAAAAGAAGAAATCGCAAAAATAACGAATAAAAATAATTTAAAAGGTAATTTAAAAAATGCGTTTGTTTCAAGCAATCTGTTCATCGGTGTATCAGCGTCCAATTGTGTCACCAGGCAAATGGTAAAAACAATGGAAAAAGACCCGATAATATTTGCGATGTCCAATCCTATCCCTGAAATTATGCCCGATGAAGCAAAAAAAGCAGGCGCAAGAATAATAGGTACAGGCAGGTCGGATTTTCCAAATCAGATTAACAATGTATTGGGCTTTCCCGGTATTTTTAAAGGCGCTTTTTCCGTTAGAGCAAGCGTCATAAACGAAGAAATGAAACTTGCGGCTTCATATGCAATAGCTTCACTTGTGCCCGCAAACAAATTAAGCGAAGACTATTTTATACCTTCGCCTCTTGATAAAAAAGTCTCCGCTAAAGTTGCAAAAGAAGTGGCAAAGGCGGCGATAAAAACAAAAGTGAATAAAATAGATTTCAGCGATTAA
- the tsaB gene encoding tRNA (adenosine(37)-N6)-threonylcarbamoyltransferase complex dimerization subunit type 1 TsaB: MKTKSFSKIENFSKILGIQTSTFIWSVALIDGEKIIGEYVFDSYGRLSQILVPAIDELLSKTGIKKEEIEGIAVAKGPGLFTGTRLGMSVAKGLSIGLDIPVVGISILDALAFNLSYCTYPICALISSRGQDVFSALYKVSNRGFKKIEKESVLDIEKRLKKIKKPTIFIGEAAVRYKVLIKKKLGKSAIFAPLALNYIRASDIAFQAHGKMSKAGKLSSLNLKAQYLRPGVDSIRSSAN; encoded by the coding sequence ATGAAAACTAAAAGTTTCTCCAAAATTGAAAATTTCTCTAAGATTTTAGGAATTCAGACATCCACTTTTATATGGAGTGTTGCCCTTATAGATGGAGAAAAAATTATTGGAGAATATGTCTTTGATTCGTACGGACGGCTTTCCCAAATATTAGTTCCCGCAATTGACGAATTGTTAAGTAAAACGGGAATAAAAAAAGAAGAAATAGAAGGCATTGCCGTTGCCAAAGGCCCCGGTTTGTTTACCGGAACTAGACTGGGCATGTCTGTTGCAAAAGGTTTATCTATCGGGTTGGATATTCCCGTTGTCGGCATATCCATATTAGATGCGCTTGCTTTTAATCTGTCGTATTGTACCTACCCAATTTGCGCTTTAATATCGTCTCGGGGACAAGACGTATTTTCGGCGTTGTATAAAGTTTCTAATCGGGGGTTTAAAAAAATAGAAAAAGAATCAGTTTTGGATATTGAAAAGCGGCTTAAAAAAATAAAGAAACCGACGATATTTATCGGTGAAGCCGCCGTAAGATATAAAGTTCTAATAAAGAAAAAATTAGGCAAATCGGCTATTTTTGCGCCTCTAGCCCTAAATTATATACGAGCTTCGGACATTGCTTTTCAGGCGCATGGTAAAATGAGCAAAGCTGGCAAACTTTCTTCATTGAATTTAAAAGCGCAATATTTAAGACCTGGCGTTGACTCCATTAGAAGTTCTGCCAACTGA